The Crassostrea angulata isolate pt1a10 chromosome 1, ASM2561291v2, whole genome shotgun sequence nucleotide sequence ACTGTATTTTAGTTTACAGTAAGAATTGTAAAATTGGTTGAATGATTTTTGTTACAGACACTTGTCTACTGGACGATGATCATTGGACGTCAGCATTAGAATCCATATCCACGGTCCCAGATCTCACTAGCCCCGCCCCCTGTTCCTCTACAGCCTCTGGTCACAAATCTACCCCCCAGCAAAACAGGAAGAAACCAGTCAACTTCAAAACGGCCAGATGGTGAGCAAGTTGTTTGTTGGATGATACAAATTCATACAATGATGTATTGTCATTCAAAAAAACtgtgtgtgtgcgtgcgtgtgtgtgtgtgcgtaccgttgttttttctcaaaaagtttcaGTTGTAGATTAGATTGCCCAACATGGTCACATCAAGTTAAAGctaatatgaaataaaaggtGCTCTGACAGACCAATTGATGCTTCTGACTacaaattttttattcatttggaTTGATCAATGTTATTAAACATGTATTGTTGGGTTCTGTGTTTGATATGATACGAACTATTTGAACCAAACAATCAATTGACGCGTAGTATGCTAATCACTATGGATTTTAGCATGATAAATTTATCCTTGTCAGCTTTggaagcaattttaaaatttatttataatgcaaAAACTATATTAAAGACCCttcaaaatatattgacaaaaatgaaactcaaaactgataaaaatGAAGTTCAAACCATGGAGGTGATTATTGTTATCCATTGCCTCTgttgtcaatttaaaaaaaacaataaaaattgacaAGTGCCATGATTGAATCACTTGCAGGAGTACGCTGTGTGATGATGAGAAAGCCTCAGTCATAGAGGAGCTGAGTCGGGTGATCAGTAATGAACTCGGTCTACGGGAACAGTTAGAGGTGATCCGAATCATAAACCCTTCCGCAGAAGTATCACCTACAGACAAGGAGTTTGTTATAGGTTAGTATCTAGGAAAAATATGGAGGGCCTTAAACCACTTTTATTGAATAGTATGTTGAGAaaacttttgttttgatttgtatTGAGCGTTATcttgtttttgaataaaaacatttgcaattctttttacaatttcattaaaatagtAACAGTTACAATTTGAAGTTtcatgcaaaaacaaaaaaaaaaatcatatcctTCTCAGCTGAATCAAAACTCGAACACTGAGTAGGGTGAGTGTTtattaacaattgttaaaaGTAGCTCAAAAATGTCAAATCTAATTGTCATCAAGTTCAAATACTagtttattatacccccgcaaacgaagtttaggggggtatattggtttcaccctgtccgtctgtccgtctgtctgtctgtccgtctgtctgtagacgcaactttgtcccccctatagaattttttattactgcatggaacagtttgaaaatttgtacatatgttgaacaccatctgaagatgtgcacctgcaattttttttaagatcagacaagatttaatgattttatgacagttttcattttccttattctataaattgtacactaatgttgaaaagtaagggaggtaatccttacagattttattaatcaattaatagaaaacactctaaaatatatttatatgaatacatccagatggagttttttgtctttatgtcttaattaattaaaaaaattattttttataagtattctatcaactgacaatgcaaagtttttgtttgtcaatgataaattcttaggagctaataagaacatcaaagacaagtgtggctgaattcatttgtcccaagggagccattatctgagccatggttcagatggagcatgtgtttaggggaaattgataatctgtaaagtgggtgatggttttggggctattttaaaactgtttcatgtaaaccaaaaggtctatcattataaggaaataaataatataattattaataaagaagttaaactatttttagaggttgtttaaatttatttgtcaagtaaattgatgaagtgaccctactgggcatttatttaaaagaaattcaaaattactgatatgattgtagtgttttggcaattttaaaattgtttgtaatattaaattttcttttttacatattttacatagtaatgtaattatggtaatgttttgggagtttattaaatttaacaagttcatcaaagaaaatcgtagtcctatgggatcaattttctaaTATtgagttccattgtgccataggagaaagtgaggaaaatttgaaataactaattgcatctgtcaagactcttattagaaagattgtgaaagttttatcaacagaagagcattgcttggctaccggtatttctattcactgctaagggaggggttattgtcattttgttggtttttctttaaatcaattaaattaaaaaaatgtatcatcaaatacatacatttgtaaatgtattactgttaaagatatgtatttacagtgaaattctgacaattttgattttaatttttctttgttaactaatttttttttttttttttacaattctagaaatttttttttgtatgtgttccaaacctttattattcaattcaattatttgtcccatttgaaattagcctagcgggggtattagtcccattaggacagttctagtctTAAgttggaataacacacctggaaaaagtcaatcaaattaacatttaattttttcattacgAAAGATTTAATCacaaataaactgtacatatgccAAATAAGTGAAAAATTTCTAGTTTGGagattaaaaaatgaatacttaaaaaattcaattcagtaagtaacaacaaaagcctcttcaggattcgaactcgggatgtactgttcacaagcccgacactttatccattcggctatggagtaagtgACATTTTgtcgtcgataaaatccttttaataaaatgaaatgtcgtttcgatgatgtgttattccaccttaacaagaatttaattgatttaatttttctgcTAAGGAAGATTAAAATCAGATAATATCCCTATGAGTTACAAGAAAATAAggtttatttgtacaaaatttaaatgtaacgACAAGCAGATTATGTTTTTCACATGTCATATTGTTACGTAGGAAAGTTATATCATACATTATAAATGAATTTGTTAAGCCAATCAAATGAGATGTTTCAGccagaattaaattatcttACGCAGAAGAGGTGATAGAACTGTAACCTTTGAATCAGATATGCATGGAATCTGTCAAGAAGAAATCGAACGGTATCTAATATTATTGTAAGTTGTGCTATAAGGTAactatttttgtcattttttcagaCATATACTCTATAGACGAAGGAAAATTAGAGAAAATACAGGAGTACATAGCAGGACATGCACAGAGCCCATGTATACCCAGCAAGGATAGCTCAGAAGTCTCACCAAAGAAACACAGCAAACAGGCAAATAAAGTAAGGCATTAACATAGTCAGAACATTATCAAAATTCTGGTAATGTACTCATTACTTCCCTATATCAATGTACTGTGTTCCTGTATAATGTCTGGTATTGTTTGCATCCCAACCAATTTTGAGAAatatagaaaattatttttgtgtatttcataTTGTTTACAGTGTTTCTGATGACCTGGTTCTTATACCATGGAACTTGGACAAGCTGTCTTTCAGTTTTAGTCTTGCTTTTGCACAATTAGTCCCTTTTAGAAAAAGCAAGacttagatcaaaagtgagcATGTCCAAGCCAGGTCCTTTCAACTAATTCTTTGTTCATATTCTTTGGTGTCATGTGCCTTCTTCTAATGATTTGCTCCACTCCATGATAATTTACTGTTCTGGATTGATTTCTTGCTATTTTTCATagatttataaaattcttaaatcCACCAACCTATTCTTGCACAATCTCATTTTGTAACAATTTGCTGTTATCTTTAGAAACAGAGTATACAAGAAAAGAAAGTGAGacaaaaattttacaaacaacGACAACGAAAGGAGTACCGTCAGATGTTGAAGGAGAAGCGCAGCGGTTTGTTTGCGCAGGAGGAAGTGTTGTCAGTGTCGGAGATAGAGCCGGGGGACGGGGAGGGAGACATAGATATACTGGGATGACAGACTCTATAATCACCGCCCTCAGACTGCCAATACCGTGTTTGAAAACAGTGTTCGACTTCACTAGGATCATCTCTTTCATTCAACACATAGCAGTGCTAATTCCTTATAAGGGAGATAAACAGCAATATTTTTTGGAGAATAGtacttgtttgtattttttgtaaagaCTTATCAGAGTTGTTGGCCTTTCTTTCTGACATTATACATGCATTTGGATACATTACCATTATGTTTTCTCTTTTTCTATAACTTTGAAAGTTGCTCAGTACTTTAATAGTgctaaaattatatatttgttttaaattttattgttttacaaattgatattcattttagTACAAACAttaatgcaaaacaaacaagtaaaattgtttccccaatattgtcatttaatacatcaattttctatattattcaaattttgtACACTGTGCCAACAAGTTTTAGCTGTTACCCCTGAAAGAAGTTCCTTTGAAATGTAACACTGCTTTAATGTCCatgtaaacattaattattgGAAATGAATAATGTTTTCCACTCAAATGGAATAGTCatggtaattaaataaatttactttATAATGTGTTGAATATTTTGCTTAGCATTCTTCCATTTAATCTGTAAATGCATATTCTGTTATATtaatcattacatgtatatctggtTTTTCCTAAAAACAGAAAACAGGGGCCGAAAGCCCACATTGCTTATCTGAAAGACTTTCGTCTTCTCTACCCGATGGCGATTCAATTTTAACGCAGCAAATCAATGTTCTATATTTCTCTCCAACAGCCATCAACAACTTTTTCTTTCCAAGAAACTTGGCCGAGACCATTCAAAATCATATAAACACCTCATTATTCTTCTGGATTCTAAGTTTGACCCAACAGCAAAAGCATGCAGTAAAGGTCAACAGACGTATTTTGCTCTCAAAATAAGTGCACTCCTCAATTCTGCAACTCTTTCCAAGCTTTACAAACGTGTTATACTTCCTAGTGTTCTGTACGGTAGTGAACTATGGGGTGAACTTAAACAGGCAACCGCGCCCTTTAGGTATCTGAGCACTTCATATGTAAGCACGCCATCAGagacatgttatttatgtctctgacgCCATGAATCTTCCAAAACATTATGATACAAGATCAAACATGAATCAATCTTTGGACTTTAACCAATAGCTTCCGAAATTAATAAACGTTAACTACAGTTCTTCGGCCTTCTCTGTTTAACGCACTAAATGCCTCACGAAAAAGATCTTTCTTCTTCGCCTTTTTTCATACCTCGATTCTCCAAACTGCAAACACTACggttttattagctcacctgaaccgaaggttcaagtgagcttttctgatcacccgttgtccgtcgtccgtccgtccgtccgtctgtttgtccgtccgtctgtaaacttttcacattttcaacgtcttctcaaaaacaactgggccaaatttaaccaaatttggtacaaagcatccttatggaaaggggattataaattgttaaaataaagggcacaacccttttcaaaagggagataattgcgaaacagtgagtatagggtgcatgtctttaaaaatcttcttctcaagaaccactgcaccagaaatgccaatatttacacaaaagcttgtatatatagtgaagattctaaattgtaaaaatcgtgaccctcggaccaaaactggggccccaggcggggttcaaagtttaacatagaaatacataggaaaatgtttaaaaaatcttcttctcaagaaccactgcaccagaaatgccaatatttacacaaaaggttgtatatatagtgaagattctaaattgtaaaaatcgtgaccctcggaccaaaactggggccccaggcggggttcaaagtttaacatagaaatacataggaaaatgtttaaaaaatcttcttctcaagaaccactgcaccagaaatgccaatatttacacaaaagcttgtatatatagtgaagattctaaattgtaaaaatcgtgaccctcggaccaaaactggggccccaggcggggttcaaagtttaacatagaaatacataggaaaatgtttaaaaaatcttcttctcaagaaccactgcaccagaaatgccaatatttacacaaaagcttgtatatatagtgaagattctaaattgtaaaaatcgtgaccctcggaccaaaactggggccccaggcggggttcaaagtttaacatagaaatacataggaaaatgtttaaaaaatcttcttctcaagaaccactgcaccagaaatgccaatatttacacaaaagcttgtatatgtagtgaagattctaaattgtaaaaatcgtgaccctcggaccaaaactggggccccaggcggggttcaaagtttaacagagAAATacaaaggaaaatgtttaaaaaatcttcttctcaagaaccactgcaccagaaatgccaatatttacacaaaagcttgtatatgtagtgaagattctaaattgtaaaaatcgtgaccctcggaccaaaactggggccccaggcggggttcaaagtttaacagagAAATacaaaggaaaatgtttaaaaaatcttcttctcaagaaccactgcaccagaaatgccaatatttacacaaaagcttgtatgtataatgaagattctaaattgtaaaaatcgtgaccctcggaccaaaactggggccccaggcggggatcaaaatttaacatagaactacatatgaaaaatgtttaaaaattttcttctcaagaaccacttcaccaaaaatgccaatacatacacaaaaggttgtatatatagtgaaggattttaaaaatagtcCAGGAAGGACTCAAACTTGTGTTCATAAAACACCCTCCAAATACAGGAGTAAGAAtaacaaatgtacaagatgtcGTCCAAAGACAATGTATTTTAGAAGAAATAGAAAGTTTATTAGAAAAGCATGCCATAGAGATTGTTCCCAAGACCCAGGAAGGTCAGGGGTTTTACAGCACCTTTTTTGTTGTTCCAAAACGAGACGGAGGTTACCGTCCGATTCTCAATTTGAAACCGTTAAATATATTTCTCCAAAATCAACATTTCAAGATGGAGTCTCTAAGGTCAGTAATACAGGCTCTGAATGTAGGAGACTGGGTGGCATCAATAGATCTAAAGGATGCATATCTACATGTTCCAATTTATCCAGAAGACAGGAAATACCTCAGGTTTTGCATAGACAATATCCATTATCAATTCAGGTCAATGCCCTTCGGTCTAGCAACAGCCCCAAGAGTGTTTACGAAATTAATAGGGGCAATAGGTGCACATCTAAGAAGTCAACAGATTTCCATTTATATGTACCTGGACGATTGGCTTCTCAAAAATGCAGATCGAATGACATTAGTTCATCAACTAAGGAGAACTTTGTTTCTGCTGATGGACTTGGGCCTGGTAATAAATCAATCCAAGATAATTCTGCAGCCAACGCAACAGATAACTTATCTTGGAGCACTATTCAACCTCCAACAGGGTATGGTCTACCCCAGTTTGGACCGTTTTCTCAGTCTGTTTGGGGCAATTTCTACCATGGTTATGGAATCTTTTATCCCAGCACGTACATTCCTCAGAATCCTTGGTTTAATGGCAGCCTATATAGATACCTCTTGCCAGACTCAAGATGCGTCCCATTCAGTTCTGCCTTCTGTCTCAGTGGCGTCCACATGTGGACGAACTGGATCATCTGATTCAAATGGACAGTTTCCTCATCCCACATCTTCTCTGGTGGATAGAGAGAGGGAATGTTCTGGCAGGAACGTCTATTCTGAGCTTCAGAGCAGACCTAACCTTGTGGACGGATGCATCAACTTACGGGTGGGGAGCCCACCTAGAGGATCGCAATGTGTCGGGGAAATGGACGGTGATAGAACAGTCATCACATATAAATCTGTTGGAACTCAGTGCAGTGGAGAATGCACTTCATCACTTCAGGGACAATGTCAAACACAGGCAAGTCTTGCTGAGGACAGACAATTCAACAGTAGTGTCTTACATCAATCGCCAAGGGGGGACAAAGTCTGCAGCCCTATGCGTGATGACATGGAGGATTCTGCATTGGTGTCACCTTCTCGGGATACAGCTCAAAGCAGCTCACATTCCAGGGAAAAAGAATGTAATAGCGGATCAGTTGTCCAGAGGGCGACAAATTCCCAAGATGACAGAATGGAGTCTCAACCAAGAAATAGTTCAGCAGATTTTTCGAGTTTTTCCCACTCCAAACATAGATTTATTCGCAACAAGGGAAAACCGGAAACTAGCAGTGTTTTGTTCTCCGTTTCCAGACCCCTTGGCATGGGAATGCGATGCGCTAGCTGTAGATTGGACAGGAATGTTTGCATATGCATTTCCGCCTCCCATATTAATTCCGAAAGTACTCAGGAAAGTGGAACAGGAGTCGTGTGTTCTTCTCCTCATCGCTCCGTTTTCACCAAGACAGTCATGGTTTCCAGACCTACTACATCTATTGGTCGACATTCCAAGGGAACTTCCAATAATAAGAGACATGTTGACTCAAAGAAGAGGGCAGTTCATTCATCCAAGTCCAGAAAGTCTGCATCTGGCGGTTTGgaaaatttcaaacaacaaaGAACAGAGAATAGATTTTCTGAGAAAGCTAAGTCATTTATCTTCAACTCACGAAGACAGTcaacaagaaaaatgtatgatgCTAGAATACGAATCTACAAGGAATGGTGTGCCAAGAACCAAAAGGATTCAGTTGAGGCCACTGTAGCTGATTTAGCAGACTTCTTCATCTATTTGCATGAAGAACGTAATTGTAAGCCAAATACTTTAATGGGTTATAGGTCAGCGATAGCATCTATGCATAAGGGTTGGAGCAATAGTTCTGTCAGTAACAATACTGATCTGTCAAAGTTAATAAAAGGAATATACAATTCTGAACCTAATGTACGACCATTACTTCCAAATTGGGATTTGCCGACTGTTCTTTGGAAGTTGTGTGACTCCCCATTTTAACCGATGAATTCATGCGATATGAAGTACCTTACATGGAAGACAGTGTTCCTTGTGGCTCTGGCAACAGCATCAAGAGTAAGCGAAATTCAAGCTCTTTCAATTGGAGAGTCACATTTACGTCTTGAGCAGAATGGAATACGTTTATTACCAAATATACAGTTTTTAGCCAAAACTCAGAGATTAGGAAAGCCATGGAAACCAATATTCATACCAGAGTTTAATAGCTTTGCAACAGACAGTAGAGACTTGCTTTTGTGTCCTTGTAGAGCACTTAAAATGTACCTAAAAAGGACAGAGTCTTCTCGTGGTGATGAAAAGTGTTTATTCTTGACTTACAAATCGGACTCGCAAAAACCAGCATCCAAgaattcaatttcaagatggATTGTGTCACTAGTAAAGTTTGTGTATGAACATAACAGTGAGACCTTATCTCATGTGCGTGCACATGATACAAGACGATTGGCAACTTCATGGGCCCTTTTCAATGGTGCAACTCTAGAAGAAATTCTACAGACAGCTCATTGGGCAACAGAAAACACCTTTACTTCATTCTATATGAGAGATGTTCCTCAAGGAGAAGCTCGCTTTGCCAAGTCATCAGTTCTTGATACATCGAGATgggcaaaagaaaaagaacaaaaatagaaTATCTTTTTGGGTGAgtgtattctttattttactaTTATATGATAGTGATTGTAATCCCGCCCAATATTTCTGCTACAAATTCTGCAAAAAGTTGATGCAGGTAAGTATAGATATTGATGTAAACTGGaggtttttaaaggtaaaacccCTGTTTACGAGATATCTATACTTACCTGCATCACCCACCCCTGTTCATTGGGTCCTAGTTGTGTAGGCCCTCACAAAACTGAAACGGAAGTATGCTTGTGCATTATGGGTAAACACTAGATGATACCACAGGGGTGGTCTCAAAAGTTCAGGCATGATCGTAGGCAGCTCGGGGAAAATGCAAAAAGTTGATGCAGGTAAGTATAGATATCTCGTAAACAGgggttttacctttaaaaacctccagtttgggatattactatgcatacatgtacatccttaaataatgtagattcaaaaaattgtaactcccggacaattgatgggcaccaagaggggttcaaaatttaaacattttaaaaaacaaaggaaaagtttaaaaattttcttctcaagaactacaatgttttagttagtggaatatctatgcatgcatccttcgcttacgtagattcctaattcgtaaaatcgtgacccccggaccaataatggggccccaagatggggtcaaagtttattatagaaatataaaggtaacaggttaaaaaatcttctactcgagaactacaatgcttcaatttgtgagattactatcatgcatacaaccttggataatgaaggttcgacagttttaaaatagtgacccctggactaatactagggacccaagatgggtttaaagttaaatgtagaagtaccggtatatatggaaaatgtttaaaaatcttcttttcaagaactacaatgcatcaatttgtcaaataactacgtaagcaccctcaaatagtgtagattcgaaattataaaagccgtgacctcaatctaatactggggccccaagaggtgttcaaagtttagcatagaaatatagagggaaaatgttgaaaaatctttttctagggaactataatgcttcagcttgtgagataactatgcaagcatccttaaataatgtagattccaaataattaaaactttagcactggactaatactgtggccccaaaaggggttcaaagtttaacatagaaagatatattgaaactgtttttaaaaagttcttctcgagaactataatgctacagtttgtgagattactatgcaaggatcctcaaattgtgtaaactctaatgtagtagaaccaagagttatcttttttaatgttctgtacagtctgagagttattcctcttgaagtggaactcttctacgttcagtttttcaggttgtgtacgtgcggtcccaccgcagtgctacacattttcactcctatgttactatttatgttgttcaagccaaccataaacctcggaccattactgggtccccagaaaggggttcaatgtttaaaatagaaaaagcatatgctacgaaatgtaatgttacaaggaactgctgttcaggtgagcgatgtggcccatgggcctctttcCTGATGTAATTCACCTTCTGGATAAATGTAATCTCGTAGAAAATCAGAACTCGTTTTTACAAAATGGAACTTTtttttaagggggatgtgcggccatcttgtacatttgggggtaaaaatgtaaaaaaatttttgtactggcttgtttctgcccgaaactggccaaaaataTTGCCAAAAGACGTAAAAGCAATAACTACGAAGTACCACACACCCCTGCAAATGTGTTCgggttgttttctttatcgCTGCTAAATATGTAATAATTCCAGAGGtactcgaatgaaagttcacgagacttcaccgagatttgtttatttcttgtgaaatttcgagcggaagtataagtgctcgaataatattctcaaaatacgtaagtactgatcgtttttcatatcatatcctacttttaCTGATGttgaaacatgaaaatcttttaagatgtacatatatgtctcatttcaccatctagcggttatttatactaaacgataatattcagagcAGAGTTATCGTttgtgttcaaccacgtgtaaagttgcttaataaaatcatagccatgtgcAATAttgtgtgcaataccatgtttttaaataaataatgggtgtctgttttgcataaaactTTGTATATATATCGAGCCAGttcatttcaatatttccaCTTACCTGCCTCCTTAACTATTTGCAATTTCCCTCTAGTTCCCCATACAATGCGTCGATATAATTTTTAGAGTGACTACGGTATTACCTCCAGTTATCCCCCTTAACTATAACTCTTCAGTTTTTTCTCGACGCCATTTTAGACATGCGGTTTTCCTCACACAGtgcaaataaattttgattttggcGTTTTTGGATGTAATTATCGCGTCTGGAAGATGGATAATGAGTTTAAAGATTGTTCTAAATGTTCTGGTAAGATGAACGTACTAGACGATCACGTTTTTGTTACAAACATCGTCTTTGTAACGAGGCCTTTCCTTGCGACACGTGTAGAACGTGGTCCAAAGAACGGCCGGACAAGATTACGAAAATGATCGGTAAAAGTCTACAGAAGACGattaaaatgaacaacaaaGTGCCTCAATCCGTCTGTGAAGACATACGGCAGTTCAGGACATAAGTCCGTCTGTGGAGGCGGCAGTCTGCGGGACGAGTAACATTGAAGAGTCCCATGTCGGGAATTTCAACAATGATGGATCAGTCTTGGAGGTCGTAAATTTATCAGACATTATTCAAGACCAAGTAAGGCAACATCTTGAATTATTGCTAAAGCGTAAAGAcgttgatataaattttaatgatcaaCATACAGTCACTGCAAACGAAATATGGACGACCGGTAAAAATGAGAGCGCCATTTCCAAAATGTCGACCATAGACAAATCTCATTTTGACAAGTTTAAGGCTTACGATGAACAAATGTCGTCCTTTGAGTCCAGTGCGGCAGACGTTTTGTCAGTTAATGCACAAGACAATGACTTTGAGGATATTGATTCTAATGCATCTATGTACTATTTCAGATGCACCGGTGGAGGTGCCTTTTGGTGACCTGATTCTTCTGATCCTCTGCAGTGGAACTGTTTTGTATCCAAGATGGCAAAAGTTCTCAATATTGACATTGAAGCTGAGGATCCGTTGGAGAATGAAAGGAAATCGTTTATTTCTTCACGATTGAAGGGAGACAAGAGTGACAAGAAAAAGTCTCTTGTTAAAATGCCTATTGAAGGTACACTTATTGACATGATCAAGACAGTTGAAAAAGAGGCAACCTCTGGGCATTTGAAAAATAGGTCTGTACGTGGTAGAGATGACAAAGCATTTATGGTTAAGAAAGATGACTTTGATGCATTTTGTAATCCTCCCAAATTGGAT carries:
- the LOC128164063 gene encoding protein FAM199X-like — translated: MLADTPTNSPWLCEAVMLGHNMRSNFSESELAGIHGDYLNRMKKSSPTSSSCPSEVSSECSENLNSTFFSENSSDCGDEIPLDIVAELQETLFGDISSSLVNILDIVEEDTCLLDDDHWTSALESISTVPDLTSPAPCSSTASGHKSTPQQNRKKPVNFKTARWSTLCDDEKASVIEELSRVISNELGLREQLEVIRIINPSAEVSPTDKEFVIDIYSIDEGKLEKIQEYIAGHAQSPCIPSKDSSEVSPKKHSKQANKKQSIQEKKVRQKFYKQRQRKEYRQMLKEKRSGLFAQEEVLSVSEIEPGDGEGDIDILG